A stretch of the Fusobacterium varium genome encodes the following:
- a CDS encoding putative oxidoreductase codes for MIYDIVVIGGGPAGSVFSRFIDSKYKILLLDRRDYENENNKVIKCCGGLLAHEAQAALSGLGYSLSKDVLVSPQVFNVQVIDYDNNLKKKYYKNYLNFDREKFDNYLLSQRASHVELVKGALFIDYSEDENGIYTVVYRIGMEIKKVKTKMLVSAEGANSLIRKNLDKESENDYIAIQRVYKMKKDFSYHMAIFDKDINDYYSWMVPKGDELILGTILKKGKNSWDKFYKLEQRVKSEGIDLNDVIRDEGTFIKVPKWNEYFMGKDRIALIGEAAGLISASSSEGISYALISGYYLADSINKKGIKNGIIDYQKRTGSMRMKLNLKVLKGKLMYNSFIRKFIIMSGVFSNKDYIR; via the coding sequence ATGATATATGATATAGTAGTGATTGGGGGAGGCCCAGCTGGAAGTGTTTTTTCAAGATTTATTGATAGTAAATACAAAATTCTTCTTTTAGATAGAAGAGATTATGAGAATGAAAATAATAAAGTTATAAAATGTTGTGGGGGACTTTTGGCACATGAAGCTCAAGCTGCTTTATCAGGATTGGGATATTCTTTGTCAAAGGATGTATTGGTTTCACCTCAAGTATTTAATGTACAAGTAATAGATTATGATAATAATCTTAAAAAAAAATATTATAAAAATTATTTGAATTTTGATAGAGAGAAGTTTGATAACTATCTTTTATCGCAAAGGGCATCTCATGTAGAATTAGTTAAAGGAGCTTTATTTATAGATTATTCAGAAGATGAAAATGGTATTTACACAGTAGTATATAGAATAGGTATGGAAATTAAAAAAGTAAAAACAAAAATGTTAGTAAGTGCTGAGGGAGCAAATTCACTTATCAGGAAAAATTTAGATAAAGAGTCTGAAAATGATTATATAGCTATTCAAAGAGTTTATAAAATGAAAAAAGATTTCTCATACCATATGGCTATATTTGATAAAGATATTAATGATTACTATTCATGGATGGTACCCAAAGGAGATGAACTTATTTTGGGAACTATTTTGAAAAAAGGCAAAAATAGCTGGGATAAATTTTATAAATTAGAGCAGAGAGTTAAATCGGAAGGGATAGATCTGAATGATGTAATCCGAGATGAAGGAACTTTTATAAAGGTTCCTAAGTGGAATGAATATTTTATGGGAAAAGATAGAATAGCACTCATAGGAGAGGCAGCTGGACTTATAAGTGCCAGTTCATCAGAAGGAATAAGTTATGCTCTTATCAGTGGATATTATCTGGCAGATTCTATAAATAAAAAAGGTATAAAAAATGGAATTATAGATTATCAAAAAAGAACTGGCAGTATGAGAATGAAATTAAATTTAAAAGTTTTAAAAGGAAAACTGATGTATAATTCTTTTATCAGAAAGTTCATAATAATGTCAGGAGTATTTTCAAATAAAGATTATATAAGATAA
- a CDS encoding flavocytochrome c, with product MKKLTSLVTSVVLGVFLAAFSCFAADKITTEAVASGFGGDIKIEVVTEGKKIEDIKLISHKETSHLMDRAFPVIKERILEAQSPIVDSVSGASYTSFAVKRAVADAMKKNGVDFGRITFKTQAPEQPAAVLKDVNTDLVIIGGGPAGLAAAISAKESGVKNVIVIEKMDILSGNGKFDMNFFDMINSQAQKANGINDTVEAFIKDKANPRDTIERTKAQAEGAFVLDEWLRSFGVNLNYNYGLRNHMAEADAYAGAHIQDGMEKKVKELAVDVRTGTKGLDLIMKSGNAVGVKVQQKNNTYNINAKAVIIATGGFSANKEYLARFAPGSERVQTSNQIGATGDFIPVFEKNNLKMENMEVLSVFKTIIYPTRDLTGAGDGFIFVNKNGERFVDESQSGLPTAYTILDQPESKVYYIYDQDLYDSSYRLQKHTAQGLHTKASTLDELAEKLNIPAENLKKTIADFNKAVRGEIKDAFREKPVKKEFKTEGPYYGVQVESAIHMTKGGVAANEKAEVLHKDGHIVKGLYAAGEVTNTTGAYSAAVVFGRIAGQNAADFIKNSK from the coding sequence ATGAAAAAATTAACTTCATTAGTTACTTCTGTTGTTCTTGGAGTATTCCTTGCAGCTTTCAGCTGTTTTGCAGCTGATAAGATTACTACAGAAGCTGTTGCATCTGGATTTGGAGGAGATATCAAAATTGAAGTTGTAACTGAAGGAAAAAAGATTGAAGATATTAAGCTTATTTCACACAAGGAAACTTCTCATTTAATGGATAGGGCCTTTCCTGTTATTAAAGAAAGAATTCTTGAAGCCCAGTCACCTATTGTTGACAGTGTATCTGGTGCATCTTATACATCCTTTGCAGTAAAAAGAGCTGTTGCTGATGCAATGAAAAAAAATGGTGTAGATTTTGGAAGAATTACTTTTAAAACTCAAGCACCTGAACAGCCTGCTGCTGTATTAAAAGATGTAAATACGGATCTTGTAATTATTGGTGGAGGCCCTGCTGGATTGGCTGCAGCTATCTCTGCCAAAGAATCTGGTGTAAAAAATGTAATTGTCATTGAAAAAATGGATATACTTAGTGGTAATGGAAAATTTGATATGAATTTCTTTGATATGATTAATTCTCAAGCTCAAAAAGCTAATGGAATAAATGATACTGTTGAAGCTTTTATAAAAGATAAAGCTAATCCAAGAGATACTATCGAACGTACAAAAGCACAAGCTGAAGGTGCATTTGTTCTTGATGAATGGTTAAGAAGTTTTGGTGTAAATCTTAATTACAATTATGGATTAAGAAATCATATGGCAGAAGCTGATGCCTATGCTGGTGCTCATATTCAGGATGGTATGGAAAAGAAAGTAAAGGAATTAGCTGTAGATGTTCGCACTGGTACAAAAGGGCTTGATCTCATTATGAAAAGCGGTAATGCTGTTGGAGTAAAAGTTCAGCAAAAAAATAATACTTACAACATCAATGCAAAAGCTGTCATCATCGCTACTGGAGGATTCTCCGCGAATAAAGAATATCTTGCCAGATTTGCTCCTGGTTCTGAAAGAGTTCAGACTTCAAATCAAATAGGAGCTACTGGAGATTTTATTCCTGTATTTGAAAAAAATAATTTAAAAATGGAAAATATGGAAGTTTTAAGCGTATTTAAAACTATAATATACCCTACTAGAGATCTTACTGGTGCTGGAGATGGCTTCATATTTGTAAATAAAAATGGGGAGAGATTTGTTGACGAAAGTCAATCTGGGCTTCCTACTGCTTATACAATTCTTGATCAGCCTGAAAGTAAAGTTTATTATATTTATGATCAAGACCTTTATGATTCTAGCTATCGTTTACAAAAACACACAGCTCAAGGACTTCACACAAAAGCTTCTACTCTTGATGAATTAGCTGAAAAATTAAATATCCCAGCTGAAAATCTTAAAAAAACTATAGCTGATTTTAATAAAGCTGTTCGTGGAGAAATTAAAGATGCTTTTAGAGAAAAACCTGTTAAAAAAGAATTTAAAACTGAAGGTCCTTACTATGGTGTACAAGTTGAATCTGCTATACATATGACAAAAGGCGGAGTTGCTGCCAATGAAAAAGCTGAAGTACTTCACAAAGATGGACACATAGTGAAAGGACTTTATGCTGCTGGAGAAGTTACTAACACAACTGGAGCTTACAGTGCTGCTGTTGTATTTGGACGTATTGCAGGTCAAAATGCTGCTGATTTTATAAAAAATTCTAAATAA
- a CDS encoding putative maltose O-acetyltransferase: protein MTEREKMLAGQLYDCGDAELLSQWHKAKNLVRSYNNINSENTEEKEKILNELLGGMGKNLWITAPFFVDYGNNIYFGNNCEVNMNCTFLDDNVICIGDNALIAPNVQIYTAFHPTNAIERFGEPKEDNSFEFCKTLTAPVTIGNNVWIGGGAIIMPGVTIGNNVVIGAGSIVTKDIPDNNIAYGNPCQVMRENK from the coding sequence ATGACTGAAAGAGAAAAAATGCTAGCAGGACAACTTTATGACTGTGGAGATGCTGAGTTATTATCTCAATGGCATAAGGCAAAAAATTTGGTAAGGAGTTATAATAACATTAATTCTGAAAATACTGAAGAAAAAGAAAAGATTTTAAATGAATTACTTGGAGGAATGGGTAAAAATCTTTGGATAACAGCACCATTTTTTGTTGATTATGGAAATAATATTTATTTTGGAAATAATTGTGAGGTAAATATGAACTGTACATTTTTAGATGACAATGTCATTTGCATTGGAGATAATGCTCTAATTGCTCCAAATGTACAGATATACACAGCTTTTCATCCAACAAATGCAATAGAGCGATTTGGAGAACCCAAAGAAGATAATTCATTTGAATTTTGTAAAACTCTAACAGCTCCAGTTACAATAGGAAATAATGTATGGATTGGTGGTGGTGCTATTATTATGCCAGGTGTTACAATAGGAAATAATGTTGTAATTGGAGCAGGAAGCATTGTTACAAAAGATATTCCAGACAATAATATAGCATATGGCAATCCTTGTCAAGTAATGAGAGAAAACAAATAA
- a CDS encoding putative RNA polymerase sigma-H factor, with the protein MLSIQTIRAAQNGDEDAIQLIFQTLRQLILYKTKNYFFQDGDREDVIQEARIGLLKAIKAYDESKKTSFSNFALLCIKRHLITILKTSSSGKNRILNMAILNSSEIEDDSKITYENRSFNFYNPEEIYLSKEKIKLLNKYLKSHLSPMEKQIFEYMILGLTYIEISKKTKRDLKSVDNSMHRIKTKIKKFILEYEQI; encoded by the coding sequence ATGTTAAGTATTCAAACTATTCGTGCTGCTCAAAATGGAGATGAAGATGCTATACAATTAATATTCCAAACTCTTAGGCAGCTCATTCTTTACAAAACTAAAAACTATTTTTTTCAAGATGGGGATCGAGAAGATGTAATCCAAGAAGCAAGGATAGGTCTTTTAAAAGCTATCAAAGCTTATGATGAAAGCAAAAAAACTTCTTTTTCCAATTTTGCTTTATTGTGTATTAAACGTCATTTAATAACCATTTTAAAAACTTCAAGTTCTGGAAAAAATCGAATTTTGAATATGGCTATCTTAAATTCTTCTGAAATTGAAGATGATTCAAAAATAACATATGAAAATAGATCATTTAATTTCTATAACCCTGAAGAGATTTATTTGAGTAAAGAAAAAATTAAACTTTTAAATAAGTATTTAAAATCTCATTTAAGTCCAATGGAAAAACAAATATTTGAATATATGATATTAGGGTTAACATATATAGAAATTTCAAAAAAAACTAAAAGAGATTTGAAATCTGTAGATAATAGTATGCACAGAATAAAAACAAAAATAAAAAAATTTATCTTGGAATATGAACAAATCTAA
- a CDS encoding phage-related minor tail protein has product MATNELLMKVSIQDNASKYFEQLSKATGLSTKELQKMAETALKESKRVKEALKDVDYSKLGMSVKEAEKAVVESIDKQKAKIEELKNKMSTAYGDITKTLRNASAVIVSLGVVSTKSFIDLERQIKKVQTISNDSFGTISNNVRNLATETGTSVNDLAEALYQTVSAIGDVAGKYEVLTTANKLAIGGFTTTTNAVDVLTTVINAYKMKAEDAIKISDLLIQTQNKGKTTVDLLATSLGNVIPTASSVGVSFEALSTAMALLTSNGIGTAESATALNAMFTELSKGSTEASKAFKKAAGMGFMEYMKAGGDLGEALMLLKEQADKTGNSLLDLFNIRSFKGAQSIVDSINRYGVFKEAMQESLGSTDKAFEKMQESLSQQIKIITANLKEIGIRFGDSIAPTIREITEELKKIDFKKTFSKENIESIISTGKAIVGVYVAMKALSIGHGIGVPIVKSFSSVTSAAMASKIAITALGTALTGLAVGGVVAGIGYLVTKYISFKNEVEAVKKAMDDSKGTWEEQTQAIERQAEALKKLREYQKTGKMNKDNRADIKALEDQYPELAGLRYQMTQLESKIQNQEKWGTRFSIIDISQDKKNLEELEKKYHDFISTIEKENDVKKIKLEFAIKKESLEKEMNEIQGYIDTFANGVDWKELQELGKNIKYTDLINQYKELEKNAGSANEKLKIFKRIQEQLKEDKELLLKISFQIDQEELKKLETLKNNPIMTDEETQKSLQAEYAEIKRKFDEEFKDGLSIEVKLEMQNNLFKDIKDLKLRGLNSEEADRTIQNAIAYIQDFGTTKTGPKVKPNNTSEEITKIMDEYKKAMANAPKLAEGLGLSELDQIKSKLSDVEKAYKDLIGKGADGLANKLIPEMQKLRKEAEELNKEDKIRNLFKDYREDLEKFPKLAEIMGLDEEAQIKQKITNLQNLLKSLYDTNGKIIDTENFKKYETQLEEEKKQLKIIEENNKLKEKEKTAVKDLINIMGTFGNDMIKLGQQLNSSFIEAIGNITNSVSIIANGMNQYQTSGGLGAITGMFSKGSSMLGLVNGFSSLTGIMTAVSGIAGIGSLASSALSSLSGKDKKKKIEAANEENKKAFEESTKVLLTFTEVIKSNITAINSYSNSMLGYATNNTTLAGIKKVEKNFDYYIKAMVASTKDFGTVTGLVKSKAKYKSYFKSKSTDKYEAQNIDEADILRAMGITNTNIANMDENQLRDFAEKLKTTGIGDLKEALGTNFVDSNFEEWKEGVYEYVAQIDKLREEQEQLFRNSTLNAFEGIDVSSYKSLIQEYTQMFEDMGLNAEAYKDTIEEMAKNAQVLVTAMQDARSSFVEALSSGEASDFSSSMSSYFKKILNNAAQVTYDVAYSSIDEYMTKEFEKISEKLVEMKKTGVLDFTGFWDDFNFNKILEADRITTDYEKVINDLRTQLESRGLSTSLIDSMLPATELSERISNMKNMLSSAMSEALDNNSFASFEESLGNSIYESVKDSLIQAFVDSEVYKTYMNQFYNMDDIKEKLSQATSAQQGFDLMQDYLKDLEYELEKIGLNRGNTVSGNSTEDNTLGNSYYQDSGIEYNITIEQHFTGVYGEDTMYELAKKGAKEAIEEANKQGKVIPS; this is encoded by the coding sequence ATGGCAACAAATGAATTATTGATGAAAGTATCTATCCAAGATAATGCCAGTAAATATTTTGAACAGTTATCAAAAGCAACTGGATTAAGTACTAAAGAACTTCAAAAAATGGCTGAAACAGCATTGAAAGAATCTAAAAGAGTAAAAGAGGCATTAAAGGATGTTGATTATAGCAAGCTTGGAATGTCTGTTAAAGAAGCAGAAAAGGCAGTAGTAGAAAGCATAGATAAACAAAAAGCAAAGATAGAAGAATTAAAAAATAAAATGAGTACAGCTTATGGGGATATAACAAAAACTTTGAGAAATGCAAGTGCGGTAATAGTAAGTTTAGGGGTAGTATCTACAAAAAGTTTTATAGATCTTGAAAGACAAATAAAGAAAGTCCAAACAATCAGTAATGATAGTTTTGGAACTATTTCAAATAATGTCAGAAATCTTGCAACAGAAACAGGAACATCTGTGAATGATTTAGCAGAAGCTTTATATCAAACAGTATCTGCCATAGGAGATGTAGCAGGGAAATATGAAGTATTAACAACTGCCAATAAACTAGCAATTGGAGGATTCACAACTACTACAAATGCGGTTGATGTCCTAACTACTGTTATAAATGCTTATAAAATGAAAGCGGAAGATGCAATCAAAATATCAGATTTACTTATACAAACTCAAAACAAAGGAAAAACTACTGTAGATTTACTGGCTACCTCACTGGGAAATGTAATACCAACAGCTTCAAGTGTAGGGGTATCTTTTGAAGCTCTTTCCACAGCAATGGCACTTTTAACAAGCAATGGTATAGGAACTGCTGAGAGTGCAACCGCTTTAAATGCTATGTTTACGGAACTTTCTAAAGGATCCACAGAAGCAAGCAAGGCTTTTAAAAAAGCGGCAGGTATGGGATTCATGGAGTATATGAAAGCAGGGGGAGATTTAGGAGAGGCATTAATGCTCCTAAAAGAACAAGCTGATAAAACAGGAAACTCTTTGCTAGACCTATTTAATATTAGGTCTTTTAAAGGGGCTCAATCTATTGTAGATTCGATTAACCGATATGGAGTATTTAAAGAGGCTATGCAAGAATCATTGGGAAGTACAGACAAAGCATTTGAAAAAATGCAGGAATCTTTATCCCAGCAAATAAAAATAATAACTGCTAATTTAAAAGAAATAGGGATAAGATTTGGTGATTCCATAGCTCCAACTATAAGAGAGATAACAGAAGAATTAAAAAAGATTGACTTTAAAAAGACATTCAGTAAAGAAAATATAGAATCTATAATTTCTACTGGAAAAGCTATTGTAGGGGTATATGTGGCTATGAAAGCTTTAAGTATAGGACATGGAATTGGTGTACCAATAGTAAAATCTTTCAGTAGTGTAACAAGTGCAGCAATGGCAAGTAAAATAGCTATAACAGCACTAGGAACAGCATTGACAGGGCTTGCAGTAGGGGGAGTTGTAGCAGGAATAGGTTATTTAGTAACAAAATATATATCTTTCAAAAACGAAGTAGAAGCAGTCAAAAAGGCTATGGATGATTCAAAAGGGACTTGGGAAGAACAAACACAGGCAATAGAAAGACAAGCAGAAGCTTTGAAAAAACTTAGAGAATATCAAAAAACTGGAAAAATGAATAAAGATAATAGAGCAGATATAAAAGCTTTAGAAGATCAATATCCTGAATTAGCAGGACTTAGATATCAAATGACACAACTAGAATCAAAAATACAAAATCAAGAAAAATGGGGTACTAGATTTAGCATAATAGATATAAGTCAAGACAAGAAGAACTTAGAAGAATTAGAAAAAAAATATCATGATTTTATATCTACTATTGAAAAGGAAAATGATGTTAAAAAAATCAAATTAGAATTTGCTATAAAAAAAGAATCATTAGAAAAAGAAATGAATGAAATTCAAGGTTATATAGATACTTTTGCTAATGGTGTTGATTGGAAAGAATTACAAGAATTAGGAAAGAATATCAAGTATACAGATTTGATAAATCAATACAAAGAACTTGAAAAAAATGCAGGGTCAGCGAATGAAAAGTTAAAAATTTTTAAAAGAATACAAGAACAATTAAAAGAAGATAAAGAATTATTGCTCAAAATATCTTTCCAAATAGATCAGGAAGAACTAAAAAAACTGGAAACACTTAAAAATAATCCTATTATGACAGATGAGGAAACTCAAAAATCTTTACAGGCCGAATATGCTGAAATAAAAAGAAAATTTGATGAAGAATTTAAAGATGGATTATCAATTGAAGTTAAACTAGAAATGCAAAATAATCTTTTTAAAGATATAAAAGATTTAAAATTAAGAGGTTTAAATAGTGAAGAAGCAGATAGGACTATTCAAAATGCAATTGCATATATTCAGGATTTTGGAACAACAAAGACAGGGCCAAAGGTTAAACCAAATAATACTTCAGAAGAAATAACAAAAATCATGGATGAATATAAAAAAGCCATGGCAAATGCTCCAAAATTAGCAGAAGGGCTTGGACTTTCTGAACTTGACCAAATAAAGAGTAAACTTAGTGATGTAGAAAAGGCTTATAAAGATTTAATTGGTAAGGGAGCAGATGGACTGGCAAATAAATTGATTCCAGAAATGCAAAAATTAAGAAAAGAAGCAGAGGAACTGAACAAGGAAGATAAAATCAGAAATCTGTTTAAAGATTATAGAGAAGATTTGGAGAAATTTCCAAAACTAGCAGAAATAATGGGGCTGGATGAAGAAGCACAGATAAAGCAGAAAATAACAAATTTACAAAATTTGTTAAAAAGCTTATATGATACAAATGGGAAAATTATAGATACAGAAAATTTTAAAAAATATGAAACACAACTAGAAGAAGAAAAAAAGCAGCTTAAAATTATTGAAGAAAATAACAAACTTAAAGAAAAAGAGAAAACAGCAGTAAAAGACTTGATAAATATCATGGGAACATTTGGAAATGACATGATAAAGTTAGGGCAACAGTTAAATAGTTCATTCATAGAAGCAATTGGAAATATTACAAATTCTGTTTCAATTATAGCTAATGGAATGAATCAATATCAAACTAGCGGAGGACTTGGAGCTATTACAGGTATGTTTAGTAAAGGCAGTAGTATGCTTGGACTGGTAAATGGATTTAGTTCCTTAACTGGAATAATGACCGCAGTAAGTGGAATAGCAGGAATAGGAAGCCTTGCAAGTAGTGCTCTTTCTTCTCTTAGTGGAAAAGATAAAAAGAAAAAGATAGAAGCAGCCAATGAAGAAAATAAGAAAGCTTTTGAAGAATCAACCAAAGTTCTTTTGACTTTCACAGAAGTTATAAAATCAAATATAACGGCTATAAATAGTTATAGCAATAGTATGCTTGGGTATGCTACTAATAATACTACTTTAGCGGGAATAAAAAAGGTAGAAAAGAATTTTGATTACTATATTAAAGCTATGGTAGCAAGTACAAAAGACTTTGGAACTGTAACAGGACTTGTAAAAAGTAAAGCAAAATATAAATCATATTTTAAGTCAAAATCTACAGATAAATATGAGGCACAAAATATAGATGAAGCAGATATTTTAAGAGCTATGGGGATAACTAATACCAATATAGCTAATATGGATGAAAATCAATTAAGAGATTTTGCAGAAAAACTGAAAACAACAGGAATAGGAGATTTAAAAGAAGCTCTAGGAACAAATTTCGTAGATAGTAACTTTGAAGAATGGAAAGAGGGAGTATATGAATATGTAGCTCAAATAGACAAGCTAAGAGAAGAACAAGAGCAATTATTCAGAAATTCAACTCTTAATGCCTTTGAGGGAATAGATGTATCAAGTTATAAATCTCTTATCCAGGAATATACTCAAATGTTTGAGGATATGGGATTGAATGCGGAAGCATACAAAGACACTATTGAAGAAATGGCAAAAAATGCACAAGTTCTGGTAACCGCTATGCAAGATGCAAGGAGTTCTTTTGTGGAGGCTTTATCATCAGGAGAGGCGAGCGACTTTAGTTCTTCAATGAGTTCATATTTTAAGAAAATTCTTAATAATGCTGCACAAGTAACATATGATGTGGCTTATAGCTCTATTGATGAGTATATGACTAAAGAATTTGAAAAAATCTCAGAAAAACTTGTTGAAATGAAAAAAACTGGTGTTCTTGATTTTACAGGATTTTGGGATGATTTTAATTTCAATAAGATACTGGAAGCAGATAGAATAACTACAGACTATGAAAAAGTGATAAATGATTTAAGAACACAATTAGAAAGTAGAGGCCTTTCAACTTCTCTTATAGATAGTATGTTACCAGCTACAGAACTTTCAGAAAGAATAAGCAATATGAAAAATATGTTGTCAAGTGCCATGTCAGAGGCTTTAGATAATAATTCCTTTGCTTCCTTTGAAGAAAGTCTGGGGAATTCTATTTATGAAAGTGTAAAAGACAGCTTAATTCAAGCTTTTGTCGATAGTGAAGTATATAAAACATACATGAATCAGTTTTATAACATGGATGATATAAAAGAAAAACTATCACAGGCAACAAGTGCACAGCAAGGATTTGACTTAATGCAGGACTATTTAAAGGATTTAGAATATGAACTTGAAAAAATAGGCTTAAATAGAGGGAATACAGTAAGTGGAAATTCAACAGAAGATAATACACTTGGGAACTCATATTATCAAGATAGTGGTATTGAATACAATATAACTATTGAACAACATTTTACAGGAGTATATGGGGAAGATACTATGTATGAACTAGCAAAAAAAGGAGCAAAAGAAGCTATAGAAGAAGCAAACAAACAAGGAAAGGTGATACCATCATGA
- a CDS encoding putative PTS sugar transporter: MGGPVNKAAFTFGIATIAAGNYAPHAAVMAGGMVPPLGIAIATTIFKNKFTKDERDAGKTCYIMGLSFITEGAIPFAASDPVKVIPASIIGAAIAGGLSMMFGVLLPAPHGGIFVFPVVTNPVMYLVSIVVGSLVTAFILGTWKKPVNEI; encoded by the coding sequence ATGGGAGGTCCGGTAAACAAAGCTGCATTTACATTTGGGATAGCAACTATAGCTGCTGGAAATTATGCACCACATGCTGCTGTAATGGCAGGAGGGATGGTACCACCTTTAGGAATAGCTATAGCAACTACTATATTTAAAAATAAATTTACAAAAGATGAGAGAGATGCAGGAAAAACTTGCTATATAATGGGGCTGTCATTTATTACAGAAGGTGCAATTCCATTTGCAGCATCAGATCCTGTAAAAGTAATTCCAGCTTCAATAATTGGAGCAGCAATTGCTGGAGGACTTTCTATGATGTTTGGAGTATTATTACCAGCTCCACATGGTGGAATATTTGTTTTCCCAGTAGTTACAAATCCAGTGATGTATCTTGTATCGATAGTTGTTGGTTCATTAGTAACAGCCTTTATATTAGGAACTTGGAAAAAACCAGTAAATGAAATTTAA